The Linepithema humile isolate Giens D197 chromosome 2, Lhum_UNIL_v1.0, whole genome shotgun sequence genome has a segment encoding these proteins:
- the LOC105667803 gene encoding peroxisome assembly protein 10-B-like — MTTNKKWPNRKLKCASQAEILRSHQRDDDFVKQLREKLTEILQNFGIHRTLFQSDIPLKLLYFIFTSGMGNQTLGEEYTGIVQANLEARKVPTLTVRVLAAILECFGEKMLLKLLGRLQVHVNHPHSELTPRATVFLNILLSKLRTMIPIIVLFHKGIFYIYGRYYSLGKRIAGLDYAKVYGRRPVDTISWGLRLLGVATLVQCLLRTWQSSQMQDDTITDVSNGKYISHNCRLCLEAPATTATLCGHLFCWNCLSEWLRVKPQCPFCREYVPPSRIIHVMNL; from the exons ATGACAACTAACAAAAAGTGGCCCAACcgtaaattaaaatgtgcGAGTCAAGCGGAAATATTGCGATCTCATCAACGAGATGATGATTTTGTGAAACAACTGAGGGAGAAACTGACTgagatattgcaaaattttggaATACACAGAACGTTGTTTCAATCCGACATTCCGCttaaattattgtactttatttttacatcaggCATGGGTAATCAGACATTAGGCGAGGAGTATACTGGTATAGTACAAGCCAATCTAGAAGCACGCAAAGTTCCAACACTAACT gTAAGAGTGTTAGCTGCAATTTTGGAATGCTTTGGAGAGAAAATGCTGCTGAAATTACTGGGACGTTTGCAAGTACATGTGAATCATCCGCATAGCGAGTTGACACCAAGAGCAACCGTGTTCTTGAATATTCTCTTGTCCAAGCTGCGAACAATGATACCTATAATTGTACTATTTCACAaaggaatattttacatatatggtAGATACTATAGTCTAGGTAAAAGAATTGCTGGATTAGATTATGCAAAG gTTTATGGTCGTCGACCAGTGGATACTATCAGCTGGGGATTGAGGTTACTGGGAGTTGCTACATTAGTACAATGTCTACTAAGAACTTGGCAGAGTAGTCAGATGCAAGATGATACTATTACAGATGTATCTAATGGAAAATATATCAGTCACAACTGTCGATTGTGCCTCGAAGCACCAGCAACAACTGCAACGTTATGTGGTCATTTGTTTTGCTGGAATTGTCTTAGTGAGTGGTTACGCGTTAAGCCGCAATGTCCGTTTTGTAGGGAATATGTGCCACCATCAAGAATTATACATGTGATGAATCTATAA
- the EDTP gene encoding myotubularin-related protein 14 isoform X2 produces the protein MTEINIDNLRNLITYFTKNTYRTKDADVTCQEIMQRCMLLAAFDYEYSTIDNSAGDLCSHYPSYLVILEHEKLHNPKKCDTTPPMYENVHLRNKLKKLITQSRFARCRSRFPIPVILYKGRHVCRSATLSSGPEMFGRAGLDFLLSSIAISSNASTTEPVPRVDESLLKEESIIDLKNKVRHNDIELLRTLNVGTIIDFMVEKKKIKYGMTVTSSEKVDQERRYNQFNLISLPYPGCEFFKEFRDQDYRSKGLMFDWHQNYIDAPICVPEDPISSQLRINWDRYTEWDLVKLTQNYLRLVLRYLSDSSSGLLIHCISGWDRTPLFISLLRISLWADGVIHTSLNSYQLLYYTIAYDWMLFGHDLADRLNKGEEILFFCFDFLKYIENEHFSIHKRYERISRRSDSQLETFVIDGESFELIMNSNSSPRNSSSSSIEQSSVDSDPPAVFLPELLDIQDESRNMNIVPGVLTVSPNKESAAAQGPRSSLYANRTSPIGVPIPHNSRVRQRNDSMSSCDSWQLVTGTGSLCGSTTANASHTENVLTSDSDCKSLCATCMSMRTLQGSKNKTEDEASVSVSSASVLSTRRRERLHCLRNIFYKAYGPHGFRLKDESTGLGQYIGNIVGMTSTQRTS, from the exons ATGACTGAAATCAATATAGACAATCTACGAAATCTTATTACATACTTCACGAAGAATACCTATCGGACCAAGGATGCAGATGTTACA tgtCAGGAAATCATGCAAAGATGTATGTTACTGGCAGCCTTTGATTATGAATATTCTACAATTGACAATAGTGCAGGTGACCTTTGTTCCCATTATCCTAGCTATCTTGTAATATTAGAACATGAAAAACTTCATAATCCAAAGAAGTGTGATACAACACCGCCAATGTACGAGAATGTACATTTAAGGAATAAGCTCAAGAAATTGATAACACAGTCAAGATTCGCCAGATGTCGTTCAAGATTCCCAATTCCAGTAATACTTTACAAGGGTAGACATGTATGCAGATCCGCAACGTTATCCAGTGGTCCAGAAATGTTTGGAAGAGCTGGATTAGATTTCTTACTATCTAGTATAGCTATAAGCAGCAACGCTAGCACCACAGAACCAGTACCACGGGTAGACGAAAGTCTACTCAAGGAAGAATCAATCATtgacttgaaaaataaagtcagACACAATGACATAGAACTTCTGAGGACTCTTAATGTAGGAACCATCATTGACTTCATGGttgagaagaagaaaattaaatatgggATGAC TGTAACTTCATCGGAGAAGGTAGACCAGGAAAGGAGGTACAACCAATTTAATCTCATTTCACTGCCATATCCTGGATGCGAATTCTTCAAGGAATTCCGAGACCAAGATTATCGATCGAAGGGTTTGATGTTTGACTGGCATCAGAATTACATAGATGCGCCAATCTGCGTACCTGAAGACCCAATCTCCAGCCAATTACGGATCAATTGGGATCGATATACAGAATGGGATCTAGTCAAATTAACacagaattatttaagattagTATTGAGATATTTGAGTGATAGTAGTAGTGGCTTATTGATTCATTGTATCTCAG GTTGGGACCGCAcaccattatttatttcattactgAGAATTAGTCTGTGGGCTGATGGAGTGATACATACATCGTTAAATTCATATCAACTACTTTATTACACTATCGCCTATGACTGGATGCTTTTCGGACACGATTTAGCGGACCGACTCAACAAGGGGGAAGAAATACTCTTCTTCTGTTTTgatttcttaaaatacattgaaaaCGAACATTTTAGTATACACAAACGTTACGAAAGAATATCGAGACGTAGCGACTCACAATTGGAAACTTTCGTTATCGATGGTGAGTCGTTCGAATTGATTATGAACTCTAATTCGAGCCCAAGGAACAGTTCATCCAGTTCTATTGAACAAAGCAGTGTAGATAGCGATCCACCAGCGGTATTTCTTCCAGAACTCTTGGACATTCAGGATGAATCTCGAAACAT gaATATTGTACCTGGAGTACTTACTGTATCTCCAAATAAAGAAAGCGCTGCCGCACAAGGGCCGCGCTCATCTTTATATGCAAATCGTACTTCTCCGATCGGCGTTCCTATACCGCATAACTCTCGTGTTCGACAACGAAACGACTCGATGTCTTCGTGCGATTCGTGGCAATTGGTAACAGGGACTGGTAGTTTATGCGGCTCCACAACTGCTAATGCTTCACATACGGAAAATGTATTGACTTCTGACTCAGATTGCAAATCTTTATGCGCAACTTGCATGTCTATGCGCACATTACAAGGATCAAAAAACAAAACTGAGGACGAAGCTTCTGTTTCCGTATCTTCTGCTTCTGTGTTATCTACACG ACGTAGAGAACGGTTACATTGTCTtcgaaacatattttataaagcttACGGACCTCATGGATTTCGATTAAAGGATGAATCAACTGGTCTTGGTCAATATATCGGAAACATTGTTGGAATGACTTCCACCCAACGCACATCCTAA
- the LOC105667806 gene encoding alpha-crystallin B chain-like, whose product MSRSSQDLPSHSVDLEDAKSCTDSKDTSNQNFDEQLRRQISLKPPEQVNKIYSGHGTFGAPNSKQRRMLLAHLSPAIPDLKSIFDERVKKFLHKPPIHKDPIHKDPIHKDFQLILDVRYFEPHEIKVKVVNNYLVVTAKHEDKQDEHGLVSRQFTRRCELPENCNIEQLTSKLSSDGILTIASKQPPKDKIEKTVRIECTGKPFIY is encoded by the coding sequence ATGTCTAGGAGTTCTCAGGACTTACCATCCCACTCTGTCGATTTGGAGGATGCAAAATCCTGCACCGATTCTAAAGATACGTCGAATCAGAATTTTGACGAACAGCTTCGTCGACAGATCTCGCTAAAACCACCTGAACAAGTCAATAAGATCTATTCTGGTCATGGCACATTTGGTGCACCGAATTCTAAGCAACGACGAATGCTCCTTGCCCATCTGTCCCCAGCTATTCCGGATTTAAAGTCTATTTTTGATGAGCgtgttaaaaaattcttacatAAACCTCCCATCCATAAAGATCCCATCCATAAAGATCCCATCCATAAAGACTTTCAACTGATACTAGACGTGCGATACTTCGAGCCGCACGAAATTAAGGTAAAAGTCGTGAATAATTACCTCGTCGTCACAGCCAAGCATGAAGACAAACAAGACGAGCACGGTTTGGTGTCCCGTCAGTTCACCAGGAGATGCGAATTGCCGGAGAATTGCAACATCGAACAGCTGACATCTAAGCTATCCTCTGATGGTATCCTGACAATCGCGTCCAAGCAACCACCGAAGGACAAAATTGAGAAGACGGTCCGAATCGAGTGTACTGGAAAGCCTTTCATATACTAA
- the EDTP gene encoding myotubularin-related protein 14 isoform X1, producing MTEINIDNLRNLITYFTKNTYRTKDADVTCQEIMQRCMLLAAFDYEYSTIDNSAGDLCSHYPSYLVILEHEKLHNPKKCDTTPPMYENVHLRNKLKKLITQSRFARCRSRFPIPVILYKGRHVCRSATLSSGPEMFGRAGLDFLLSSIAISSNASTTEPVPRVDESLLKEESIIDLKNKVRHNDIELLRTLNVGTIIDFMVEKKKIKYGMTVTSSEKVDQERRYNQFNLISLPYPGCEFFKEFRDQDYRSKGLMFDWHQNYIDAPICVPEDPISSQLRINWDRYTEWDLVKLTQNYLRLVLRYLSDSSSGLLIHCISGWDRTPLFISLLRISLWADGVIHTSLNSYQLLYYTIAYDWMLFGHDLADRLNKGEEILFFCFDFLKYIENEHFSIHKRYERISRRSDSQLETFVIDGESFELIMNSNSSPRNSSSSSIEQSSVDSDPPAVFLPELLDIQDESRNMNIVPGVLTVSPNKESAAAQGPRSSLYANRTSPIGVPIPHNSRVRQRNDSMSSCDSWQLVTGTGSLCGSTTANASHTENVLTSDSDCKSLCATCMSMRTLQGSKNKTEDEASVSVSSASVLSTRLYRTFDSRRRERLHCLRNIFYKAYGPHGFRLKDESTGLGQYIGNIVGMTSTQRTS from the exons ATGACTGAAATCAATATAGACAATCTACGAAATCTTATTACATACTTCACGAAGAATACCTATCGGACCAAGGATGCAGATGTTACA tgtCAGGAAATCATGCAAAGATGTATGTTACTGGCAGCCTTTGATTATGAATATTCTACAATTGACAATAGTGCAGGTGACCTTTGTTCCCATTATCCTAGCTATCTTGTAATATTAGAACATGAAAAACTTCATAATCCAAAGAAGTGTGATACAACACCGCCAATGTACGAGAATGTACATTTAAGGAATAAGCTCAAGAAATTGATAACACAGTCAAGATTCGCCAGATGTCGTTCAAGATTCCCAATTCCAGTAATACTTTACAAGGGTAGACATGTATGCAGATCCGCAACGTTATCCAGTGGTCCAGAAATGTTTGGAAGAGCTGGATTAGATTTCTTACTATCTAGTATAGCTATAAGCAGCAACGCTAGCACCACAGAACCAGTACCACGGGTAGACGAAAGTCTACTCAAGGAAGAATCAATCATtgacttgaaaaataaagtcagACACAATGACATAGAACTTCTGAGGACTCTTAATGTAGGAACCATCATTGACTTCATGGttgagaagaagaaaattaaatatgggATGAC TGTAACTTCATCGGAGAAGGTAGACCAGGAAAGGAGGTACAACCAATTTAATCTCATTTCACTGCCATATCCTGGATGCGAATTCTTCAAGGAATTCCGAGACCAAGATTATCGATCGAAGGGTTTGATGTTTGACTGGCATCAGAATTACATAGATGCGCCAATCTGCGTACCTGAAGACCCAATCTCCAGCCAATTACGGATCAATTGGGATCGATATACAGAATGGGATCTAGTCAAATTAACacagaattatttaagattagTATTGAGATATTTGAGTGATAGTAGTAGTGGCTTATTGATTCATTGTATCTCAG GTTGGGACCGCAcaccattatttatttcattactgAGAATTAGTCTGTGGGCTGATGGAGTGATACATACATCGTTAAATTCATATCAACTACTTTATTACACTATCGCCTATGACTGGATGCTTTTCGGACACGATTTAGCGGACCGACTCAACAAGGGGGAAGAAATACTCTTCTTCTGTTTTgatttcttaaaatacattgaaaaCGAACATTTTAGTATACACAAACGTTACGAAAGAATATCGAGACGTAGCGACTCACAATTGGAAACTTTCGTTATCGATGGTGAGTCGTTCGAATTGATTATGAACTCTAATTCGAGCCCAAGGAACAGTTCATCCAGTTCTATTGAACAAAGCAGTGTAGATAGCGATCCACCAGCGGTATTTCTTCCAGAACTCTTGGACATTCAGGATGAATCTCGAAACAT gaATATTGTACCTGGAGTACTTACTGTATCTCCAAATAAAGAAAGCGCTGCCGCACAAGGGCCGCGCTCATCTTTATATGCAAATCGTACTTCTCCGATCGGCGTTCCTATACCGCATAACTCTCGTGTTCGACAACGAAACGACTCGATGTCTTCGTGCGATTCGTGGCAATTGGTAACAGGGACTGGTAGTTTATGCGGCTCCACAACTGCTAATGCTTCACATACGGAAAATGTATTGACTTCTGACTCAGATTGCAAATCTTTATGCGCAACTTGCATGTCTATGCGCACATTACAAGGATCAAAAAACAAAACTGAGGACGAAGCTTCTGTTTCCGTATCTTCTGCTTCTGTGTTATCTACACG GTTATATCGCACATTTGATTCTAGACGTAGAGAACGGTTACATTGTCTtcgaaacatattttataaagcttACGGACCTCATGGATTTCGATTAAAGGATGAATCAACTGGTCTTGGTCAATATATCGGAAACATTGTTGGAATGACTTCCACCCAACGCACATCCTAA